From Rutidosis leptorrhynchoides isolate AG116_Rl617_1_P2 chromosome 3, CSIRO_AGI_Rlap_v1, whole genome shotgun sequence, a single genomic window includes:
- the LOC139901587 gene encoding uncharacterized protein, with translation MKEVVKKEVIKLLDAGLIYPISDSPWVSAVQVVPKKGGTTMILKDQNEFVPTRIITGWLGSSKDACSISSDMVEDTMEVFMDDFSVFGDSFDHCLKNLDKMLTRCKNANLVLN, from the exons ATGAAAGAGGTAGTAAAAAAAGAAGTGATTAAATTGTTAGATGCGGGCCTTATCTACCCAATATCCGACTCACCGTGGGTGAGTGCCGTGCAAGTGGTTCCCAAAAAGGGTGGGACCACGATGATCTTAAAGGACCAAAATGAATTTGTCCCGACCCGAATCATCACGGGATGGCTG GGATCTTCCAAAGATGCATGCTCTATTTCTTCGGATATGGTTGAGGATACTATGgaggtattcatggatgacttttcggtgttCGGAGACTCGTTTGACCATTGTCTTAAAAACCTTGATAAAATGTTGACCCGTTGCAAAAATgcaaatttagttctaaattga